A portion of the Sabethes cyaneus chromosome 3, idSabCyanKW18_F2, whole genome shotgun sequence genome contains these proteins:
- the LOC128740240 gene encoding uncharacterized protein LOC128740240 — MEVTLGMPTNDNSVPATDLQEIRREIRQLKNSRAAEMGRLPTHLLTFFSTCCLCNPALGSLIDNAIEQQHRVINEMNQNFTDLEKASEKLIDLGTYIAPHKVPPKTVKITNTVAVKVPVPYPVEVPLPVPVPIPVNKPIPVPVPKIIKVPEPTPVQPTVSTASSYVTSPQSPTAVGTTVSSFSSRSSGPTSAHLLSGEQETAYSNRNEQFKEFVHSYPIHSVFDVGVDYNPYMGNRLARTKEATSASERHYTKHSDLEPLREYSSHNRIRDTHDDHYNYYQSTARPERGSSANQDYHSAYSTPEMEVIPHAYKSSKSNYFVKNSEKYPTPKFPRPTHSAFPTTPTFYTKQPSHEVESHYENQDYKEYRLKSPSTEHRLQSVKDSYPHYIHPDFKKYPYKKPEDYRESYSEHKHEKYVEHYQKPAEVTYPARYHQAENQEVEESREPSTHYKQYEYQKEPYTSHAESYPERTPSSDQYEHSEHYNKPNQNSEHYSHAETREPEHYAPQEYKTYYAKPSPVSEALVYLDEKERSHDNDHKDYYTNKLQHHRPRTEHEHKPQYEAKPSAITYDFPSDSHLHPSYPENSASKHKAQHYYSPSPEHPSFDEPSESEHKPCHHHPAEHSPSPSPSSPNHVNSYDHGESPSKERYRYYYPETVHYQQHHPHRHTEIASDMLESSSKYHEAYERAVEHDHRMANPNDHAEYSHEHLHHHHHPPS, encoded by the exons atggaagttaccCTGggaatgcctacaaacgacaacagcgtgccggctacCGATCTccaagagatccggcgagaaattcgtcagctgaagaatagcaGAGCCGCCGAAATgggccgactcccg ACCCACCTGCTGACATTTTTTTCGACGTGTTGCCTATGTAATCCCGCACTTGGTTCACTAATCGATAATGCAATCGAACAACAGCACCGGGTCATCAATGAGATGAACCAGAACTTCACCGACTTGGAAAAGGCCAGTGAAAAACTGATTGATCTCGGTACCTATATTGCACCGCACAAAGTACCTCCGAAAACTGTCAAGATCACCAATACTGTAGCGGTTAAAGTTCCTGTGCCATATCCTGTTGAGGTTCCACTGCCAGTACCTGTTCCGATACCCGTCAACAAACCTATTCCAGTGCCGGTTCCAAAGATTATTAAAGTTCCGGAGCCAACACCAGTGCAACCAACGGTAAGCACTGCATCAAGTTACGTCACATCGCCTCAAAGTCCAACAGCAGTTGGAACAACTGTGTCTTCCTTTAGCAGTAGATCCTCTGGACCTACATCGGCTCATTTGCTGTCGGGTGAACAAGAAACTGCGTACTCCAATCGTAATGAACAATTCAAGGAATTTGTGCATTCCTATCCAATCCATTCCGTTTTTGACGTTGGAGTGGACTATAACCCCTACATGGGAAATAGGTTAGCACGCACAAAAGAAGCAACATCTGCATCAGAGCGGCACTATACCAAACATTCTGATCTGGAACCATTACGGGAATACAGTAGTCATAAT AGAATTCGGGATACGCACGATGACCATTACAATTATTATCAATCAACCGCTCGACCAGAACGAGGTTCTTCTGCCAATCAAGATTATCATAGTGCTTATTCAACTCCTGAAATGGAAGTAATTCCACATGCGTACAAATCATCTAAATCGAATTATTTTGTAAAAAATTCGGAGAAATATCCTACACCAAAATTTCCAAGACCCACACATTCCGCTTTTCCAACCACTCCCACTTTTTATACTAAACAGCCTTCCCATGAAGTTGAGTCTCATTACGAAAATCAAGATTATAAGGAATATCGACTGAAATCTCCTTCTACAGAACATCGTTTGCAATCCGTAAAAGATTCATATCCTCACTATATACATCCTGACTTCAAAAAGTACCCCTATAAGAAACCTGAAGACTACAGAGAATCTTACTCTGAGCACAAACATGAAAAATACGTAGAGCATTATCAAAAGCCTGCAGAGGTAACTTACCCTGCACGCTATCACCAGGCAGAAAACCAAGAAGTCGAAGAAAGTCGTGAACCATCGACTCATTACAAACAATATGAATATCAGAAAGAACCCTACACATCACATGCAGAGTCATATCCAGAACGAACGCCTTCTTCCGATCAGTATGAACATTCTGAGCATTATAATAAACCTAATCAAAATTCTGAACATTATTCACATGCTGAAACAAGGGAACCTGAGCATTACGCTCCTCAAGAATACAAAACATACTACGCCAAACCTTCTCCTGTTTCCGAAGCACTCGTTTATTTAGACGAAAAAGAGCGATCTCATGACAATGACCACAAAGACTACTACACTAACAAATTACAACATCACCGACCCAGAACTGAACACGAACACAAACCGCAATATGAAGCAAAACCAAGTGCCATTACCTATGACTTTCCCAGTGACTCCCATCTGCACCCATCTTATCCGGAAAACTCAGCATCAAAACACAAAGCTCAGCACTATTATTCCCCCAGTCCCGAACATCCATCCTTTGACGAACCGTCAGAATCTGAACACAAACCCTGTCACCATCACCCTGCCGAACACAGTCCTTCTCCAAGTCCTTCCTCACCAAACCACGTAAACTCGTACGATCATGGGGAAAGCCCCAGTAAAGAGCGCTATCGTTATTACTATCCCGAGACAGTACATTATCAACAGCATCACCCACACAGACACACGGAAATTGCCAGCGATATGCTTGAATCGTCCTCTAAATACCATGAAGCGTACGAACGTGCGGTCGAACATGATCATCGGATGGCCAATCCGAACGATCACGCCGAGTATAGCCACGAGCATTTGCACCACCATCATCATCCTCCGTCATAA